Proteins encoded within one genomic window of Streptomyces profundus:
- the serB gene encoding phosphoserine phosphatase SerB, translated as MTSEHTADQETPTLLVKIFGRDRPGLTAGLFRTLATFQVDVIDIEQVVTRGRITLCALVRQPPGNGGEGGLRATVHAWAEGAGLSAEIISGTGDNPSRGTGRSHVTVLGNPLTASTTAAVAARIAATGGNIDRIYRLAKYPVTAVEFDVSGVPTEALRTALGKEAAASGVDIAVVSSGLQRRAPRLVVMDVDSTLIQDEVIELFAAHAGCEERVAEVTAAAMRGELDFEQSLHQRVALLAGLDESVIDKVRSEVRLTPGARTLIRTLKRLGCQVGVVSGGFTQVTDALREHLGLDFAAANTLEVVDGKLTGRVTGEVVDRPGKATLLRRFAAEAGVPLSRTVAIGDGANDLDMLNAAGLGVAFNAKPLVREAAHTAVTVPFLDTVLYLLGITREEVEAADAHG; from the coding sequence ATGACCTCCGAACACACGGCTGACCAGGAAACCCCGACGCTGCTGGTGAAGATCTTCGGCAGGGACCGACCGGGGCTGACAGCTGGTCTCTTCCGCACATTGGCCACCTTCCAGGTGGATGTGATCGACATCGAGCAGGTGGTCACCCGGGGACGGATCACGCTCTGCGCCCTCGTCCGCCAGCCGCCGGGGAACGGCGGCGAGGGGGGGCTGAGAGCCACGGTGCACGCCTGGGCCGAGGGCGCCGGGCTGTCCGCCGAGATCATCTCCGGCACGGGCGACAACCCGTCGCGCGGCACCGGGCGCAGCCATGTGACGGTGCTGGGCAACCCGTTGACGGCCTCGACCACGGCGGCGGTGGCCGCGCGGATAGCGGCCACTGGCGGCAACATCGACCGGATCTACCGGCTGGCCAAGTACCCGGTCACCGCCGTGGAGTTCGACGTGTCGGGGGTGCCGACGGAGGCGCTCCGCACGGCGCTGGGCAAGGAGGCGGCGGCCAGCGGCGTCGACATCGCCGTGGTGTCGTCGGGCCTCCAGCGCCGGGCGCCGCGCCTGGTGGTGATGGACGTGGACTCCACGCTGATCCAGGACGAGGTGATCGAGCTGTTCGCCGCCCACGCGGGCTGCGAGGAGCGGGTCGCCGAGGTGACGGCCGCCGCGATGCGCGGCGAGTTGGACTTCGAGCAGTCCCTGCACCAGCGGGTGGCGCTGCTGGCCGGGCTCGACGAGTCGGTGATCGACAAGGTGAGGTCCGAGGTCCGGCTCACCCCCGGCGCCAGGACCCTGATCCGCACGCTGAAGCGGCTCGGCTGCCAGGTGGGCGTGGTCTCCGGCGGGTTCACGCAGGTCACGGACGCGCTGCGGGAGCACCTCGGTCTCGACTTCGCCGCGGCCAACACCCTTGAGGTGGTCGACGGGAAGCTGACCGGACGGGTCACGGGCGAGGTCGTGGACCGCCCGGGGAAGGCCACGCTGCTGCGCCGGTTCGCGGCCGAGGCGGGGGTGCCGCTCTCCCGGACGGTGGCCATCGGGGACGGCGCCAACGATCTGGACATGCTGAACGCGGCGGGCCTCGGGGTGGCGTTCAACGCCAAGCCGCTGGTCCGCGAGGCCGCGCACACGGCCGTCACGGTGCCGTTTCTGGACACCGTGCTCTATCTGCTGGGCATCACCAGGGAAGAGGTGGAGGCGGCGGACGCTCACGGCTGA
- a CDS encoding SixA phosphatase family protein, translated as MSVEVARRIVLLRHAKADWPEVADHDRPLAERGRHDARTAGLWLAGAGVTPDLTLCSTAVRARETWKLYASELTRRPKTAYDERLYEASPGEVIAVINEVDEAVRDLLVVGHNPTTHALADLLAATSEGDTRARMNASGYPTSGQAVLTLTTPWKSVEPGVARLSAFWTPHD; from the coding sequence ATGAGCGTCGAAGTTGCCCGCAGGATCGTTCTTCTCCGACACGCCAAAGCCGACTGGCCCGAGGTCGCCGACCACGACCGGCCGCTCGCCGAGCGGGGCCGTCATGACGCCCGCACCGCCGGACTGTGGCTGGCGGGGGCCGGCGTCACCCCCGACCTGACCCTCTGCTCCACCGCGGTGCGCGCCCGCGAGACGTGGAAGCTCTATGCCTCCGAGCTGACCAGGCGGCCGAAGACCGCCTACGACGAGCGGCTCTACGAGGCGTCCCCCGGCGAGGTGATCGCCGTGATCAACGAGGTGGACGAAGCGGTCAGGGATCTCCTGGTGGTCGGCCACAACCCGACCACCCACGCCCTCGCCGACCTGCTCGCCGCCACCTCCGAGGGCGACACCCGCGCCCGGATGAACGCCAGCGGCTACCCCACGTCGGGCCAGGCCGTGTTGACCCTGACCACCCCGTGGAAGTCCGTGGAACCGGGCGTGGCCCGGCTGAGCGCGTTCTGGACGCCGCACGACTGA
- a CDS encoding SGM_5486 family transporter-associated protein codes for MPALDPNPRNGQRSLLLILGAMLAITVVIGVIATVASP; via the coding sequence ATGCCAGCGCTCGATCCGAACCCCCGCAACGGCCAACGCTCCCTGCTGCTGATCCTGGGAGCCATGCTCGCCATCACCGTCGTGATCGGTGTGATCGCCACTGTCGCCTCGCCCTGA
- a CDS encoding CynX/NimT family MFS transporter has translation MGPTRTDRTLRRASAVTERPQPGQPGRGTASATAGRWLIALALVLTAINLRPAISGLGPVLAEVRHDLGMNATVAGLLTSVPALCFAVFGFTAPRLAGRFGPVRVVVLGLCAISAGLGLRALAGNTVVFLATSALALGGIAVGNVLMPVLVKRFFPDRIGLLTGLYSMGLAIGTSAAAACTIPLSRAVGGNWRAGLAGWAVLAALALIPWAVLLLRTRRRAAGRDRVGEQATATTTPPPRMLRSRTAWALAVFFGLQATAAYIIMGWLPQIYRDAGVSAGTAGLLLALVMGLSAPLSFLIPPIATRLRSQAPLVIAIGLCALAGYAGLWLAPATGAWLWAVLLGVGNSAFTVALVMIGLRTRTGPGVIRLSAFAQSIGYLLSVPGPLLVGALNEATGGWDAPLLLMTCLLLAQVTCGVLAGRDRCVEDGH, from the coding sequence ATGGGACCCACGCGGACTGACCGTACTCTGCGCCGAGCCTCCGCGGTCACCGAACGACCACAGCCCGGCCAGCCCGGGCGGGGTACGGCCTCGGCGACCGCCGGCCGTTGGCTGATCGCGCTCGCGCTGGTGCTCACCGCCATCAACCTCCGTCCCGCCATCTCGGGCCTCGGTCCCGTCCTCGCCGAGGTCCGCCACGACCTGGGGATGAACGCCACCGTCGCCGGCCTGCTCACCTCCGTGCCCGCGCTCTGCTTCGCCGTCTTCGGCTTCACCGCGCCCCGGCTCGCCGGCCGCTTCGGGCCCGTCCGCGTCGTGGTGCTCGGGCTGTGCGCGATCAGCGCGGGCCTCGGCCTGCGCGCGCTGGCCGGCAACACCGTCGTCTTCCTGGCCACCAGCGCGCTGGCCCTGGGCGGCATCGCGGTGGGCAACGTGCTGATGCCGGTGCTGGTCAAACGCTTCTTCCCGGACCGGATCGGGCTGCTCACCGGTCTCTACTCCATGGGCCTGGCCATCGGCACCTCGGCAGCCGCCGCCTGCACCATCCCGCTCTCCCGCGCGGTGGGCGGCAACTGGCGGGCCGGCCTGGCCGGTTGGGCCGTGCTGGCCGCGCTCGCGCTCATCCCCTGGGCCGTTCTGCTGCTGCGCACCAGGAGACGCGCCGCCGGGCGGGACCGCGTCGGCGAGCAGGCCACCGCCACCACCACCCCGCCGCCCAGGATGCTGCGCTCCCGCACCGCCTGGGCGCTGGCCGTGTTCTTCGGCCTCCAGGCCACCGCCGCCTACATCATCATGGGCTGGCTCCCACAGATCTACCGCGACGCCGGGGTCTCCGCCGGCACCGCCGGCCTGCTGCTGGCCCTCGTCATGGGCCTGAGCGCGCCGTTGAGCTTCCTCATCCCGCCCATCGCGACCCGGCTGCGCAGCCAGGCTCCGCTGGTGATCGCCATCGGCCTGTGCGCGCTGGCCGGTTACGCGGGTCTCTGGCTGGCGCCGGCCACCGGCGCCTGGCTGTGGGCCGTGCTGCTCGGCGTCGGGAACTCCGCCTTCACGGTGGCGCTGGTGATGATCGGCCTGCGCACCCGCACCGGGCCTGGGGTGATCCGACTCTCCGCCTTCGCGCAGAGCATCGGCTATCTGCTGTCCGTGCCGGGACCGCTGCTGGTCGGCGCGCTCAACGAGGCGACCGGCGGTTGGGACGCTCCGCTGCTGCTGATGACCTGCCTGCTGCTGGCCCAGGTCACCTGCGGCGTTCTCGCCGGCCGGGACCGCTGTGTGGAGGACGGTCACTGA
- a CDS encoding FadR/GntR family transcriptional regulator encodes MSLTAPRRAALADQVIGQLRLQITSGEWPVGSRIPTEPELVEQLGVARNTVREAIRALAHNGLLDIRQGSGTYVAATSELAGVMHRRFAGAQARDVAEVRSTLEASAARLAARRRTPRELRQLETLLARREAAWATGDVERFVEADATFHMAVVQTSHNEVLTALYADLGAVVRAFLRHDVGDELRPADHVDHGRLLTAIRAADAETAAAEAGSYALVCHR; translated from the coding sequence ATGTCACTGACCGCGCCGCGTCGCGCAGCGTTGGCGGACCAGGTGATCGGCCAGCTGCGCCTGCAGATCACCTCGGGCGAGTGGCCCGTCGGGTCACGCATTCCGACGGAGCCCGAACTGGTCGAACAGCTGGGGGTGGCCAGGAACACGGTGCGCGAGGCGATCAGGGCGCTGGCGCACAACGGGCTGCTGGACATCCGTCAGGGCTCGGGCACCTATGTGGCCGCGACCAGCGAGCTGGCCGGTGTGATGCACCGCAGGTTCGCCGGGGCGCAGGCCAGGGACGTCGCGGAGGTGCGCAGCACGCTGGAGGCGTCCGCCGCCCGGCTCGCCGCGCGGCGCCGAACGCCGCGCGAGCTACGGCAGTTGGAGACCCTGCTGGCCCGCAGGGAGGCGGCCTGGGCCACCGGCGACGTCGAACGCTTCGTCGAGGCGGACGCGACGTTCCACATGGCCGTGGTGCAGACCTCGCACAACGAGGTGCTGACGGCGCTCTACGCCGATCTGGGCGCCGTCGTCAGGGCGTTTTTGCGCCATGATGTGGGCGACGAGCTGCGCCCGGCCGACCACGTCGACCACGGCCGCCTCCTCACCGCCATCCGCGCCGCCGACGCGGAGACGGCTGCCGCCGAGGCGGGCTCCTACGCCCTCGTCTGCCACCGCTGA
- the fabI gene encoding enoyl-ACP reductase FabI, with product MSGLLAGKRILVTGVLTDSSIAFHTARLAQQEGAEVVLTGFGRLSLVQRIAKRLPKPAPVIELDVQNKEHLAGLADQVTEHFGAGVGLDGVVHSIAFAPQDALGGNFLHTEWDSVATAVEVSAYSLKSLTVALLPLLEQRGGSVVGMNFDAQVAWPKYDWMGVSKAALEATCRYLARDLGDRNIRVNLVSAGPIKSMAAKSIPGFEELADVWDGRAPIGWDLADPEPAARGVAALLSDWFPKTTGEIVHVDGGVHMMGA from the coding sequence ATGAGTGGACTTCTCGCGGGCAAGCGGATCCTGGTCACCGGCGTTCTCACCGATTCCTCGATCGCCTTCCACACCGCCAGGCTGGCCCAGCAGGAGGGCGCCGAGGTGGTGCTCACCGGGTTCGGCAGGCTCTCCCTGGTGCAGCGCATCGCCAAGCGGCTCCCCAAGCCCGCCCCGGTGATCGAGCTCGACGTGCAGAACAAGGAGCACCTCGCGGGGCTCGCCGACCAGGTCACCGAACACTTCGGCGCGGGCGTCGGTCTGGACGGCGTGGTGCACTCCATCGCGTTCGCCCCGCAGGACGCGCTCGGCGGCAACTTCCTCCACACGGAGTGGGACTCGGTCGCCACCGCCGTCGAGGTCTCCGCGTACTCCCTGAAGTCGCTGACGGTCGCCCTGCTGCCGCTGCTCGAACAGCGCGGCGGATCGGTCGTCGGCATGAACTTCGACGCCCAGGTCGCCTGGCCCAAGTACGACTGGATGGGCGTCTCCAAGGCCGCCCTTGAGGCCACCTGCCGCTACCTGGCGCGGGACCTGGGAGACCGGAACATCCGGGTCAACCTGGTCTCCGCCGGCCCGATCAAGTCGATGGCGGCGAAGTCCATCCCGGGCTTCGAGGAGCTGGCCGACGTGTGGGACGGCCGCGCCCCGATCGGCTGGGACCTCGCCGACCCCGAGCCCGCGGCGCGTGGCGTTGCGGCGCTGCTGTCGGACTGGTTCCCCAAGACCACCGGCGAGATCGTCCACGTCGACGGCGGTGTCCACATGATGGGGGCCTGA
- the fabG gene encoding 3-oxoacyl-[acyl-carrier-protein] reductase translates to MSRSVLVTGGNRGLGLAIARALAEAGDKVAITYRSGEPPKELVDLGCLPVRCDITEPEQVEQAYKEVETAHGKVEVLVANAGVNRDQLLLRMSEEDFTSVLDTNLTGTFRVVKHAARGMLRARSGRIVLISSVVGLLGSAGQANYAASKAGLVGFGRSLARELGSRGITCNVIAPGFIDTDMTRELTESQRDAIVEKIPLARYGAAEEIAATVRFLASEEAAYITGAVIPVDGGLGMGH, encoded by the coding sequence TTGAGCCGCTCGGTACTGGTGACCGGAGGCAACCGCGGTCTTGGCCTTGCCATCGCGCGCGCCCTGGCCGAGGCGGGTGACAAGGTCGCGATCACCTACCGCTCCGGCGAACCGCCGAAGGAGCTGGTGGACCTGGGGTGTCTGCCGGTGAGGTGCGACATCACCGAGCCTGAGCAGGTGGAGCAGGCCTACAAGGAGGTGGAGACGGCGCACGGCAAGGTCGAGGTGCTGGTGGCCAACGCCGGCGTCAACCGCGACCAGTTGTTGCTGCGGATGTCCGAGGAGGACTTCACATCCGTCCTCGACACCAACCTCACCGGCACCTTCCGGGTGGTGAAGCACGCGGCCCGCGGCATGCTGCGGGCCCGTTCCGGCCGCATCGTGCTGATCTCGTCGGTGGTCGGGCTGCTGGGCTCGGCCGGGCAGGCCAACTACGCGGCCTCCAAGGCCGGCCTCGTCGGCTTCGGCCGCTCCCTGGCCAGGGAGCTGGGCTCGCGCGGCATCACCTGCAACGTGATCGCGCCGGGGTTCATCGACACGGACATGACGAGGGAACTCACCGAGAGCCAGCGCGACGCCATCGTCGAGAAGATCCCGCTGGCCCGCTACGGCGCCGCCGAGGAGATCGCGGCCACCGTGCGTTTCCTGGCCTCGGAGGAAGCCGCGTACATCACTGGAGCCGTCATTCCCGTTGACGGCGGATTGGGCATGGGTCACTGA
- a CDS encoding TldD/PmbA family protein: MTRTIDPAFLALPLRPLADAALARARALGADHADFRLESVRSARWSLRDARPSGAASATTTGYAVRVVHGGSWGFAAGVDLTMDGAARVAARAVAMAKLSARVTAASGSAERVELADEPSHGERTWISSYETNPFDVPDAEKIELLADFSGRLLAGDGISHVDAQLWAVQENKFYADTAGTVTTQQRVRLNPGLTATSVDGATGRFDTMSTLAPPVGRGWEYLTGTGWDWDDELARMPELLAEKMAAPSVTPGPLDLVIDPTNLWLTIHESIGHATELDRALGYEAAYAGTSFATPDQLNTLRYGSEVMRVTGDRTVEHGLATTGFDDEGVAAQSWDLVRDGVLVGYQTDRRTAALTGADRSTGCAFADSPSHVPLQRMANVSLQPDPAGPSTEELISRVEEGVYVVGDGSWSIDMQRYNFQFTGQRFFRIANGQLAGQLRDVAYQATTTDFWGSMEAVGGPDTYLLGGSFMCGKAQPGQTAAVSHGCPSALFRSVNVLNTTQEAGR, from the coding sequence GTGACCAGAACCATCGATCCAGCGTTTCTCGCGCTACCACTACGTCCGTTGGCCGACGCCGCCCTGGCGAGGGCGCGGGCGTTGGGCGCCGATCACGCGGACTTCCGTCTTGAGTCGGTGCGCAGCGCCCGTTGGTCGCTGCGGGACGCCCGTCCTTCCGGGGCGGCGTCCGCCACGACCACGGGGTACGCGGTGCGCGTGGTGCACGGCGGGAGTTGGGGGTTCGCCGCCGGGGTGGATCTGACGATGGACGGCGCGGCGCGGGTGGCGGCGCGGGCCGTCGCCATGGCGAAGCTCTCGGCGCGGGTCACGGCGGCGTCCGGGTCCGCCGAGCGGGTGGAGCTGGCCGACGAGCCGTCGCACGGCGAGCGGACGTGGATCTCCTCCTACGAGACCAACCCGTTCGACGTTCCGGACGCGGAGAAGATCGAGCTGCTCGCGGACTTCAGCGGGCGGCTGCTGGCCGGGGACGGCATCAGCCATGTGGACGCCCAGCTCTGGGCCGTCCAGGAGAACAAGTTCTACGCGGACACCGCCGGCACGGTCACCACCCAGCAGCGGGTGCGCCTCAACCCCGGGCTCACCGCCACGTCGGTGGACGGGGCGACGGGCCGGTTCGACACCATGTCCACGCTGGCGCCGCCGGTGGGGCGCGGCTGGGAGTACCTGACGGGCACCGGCTGGGACTGGGACGACGAACTGGCCAGGATGCCCGAGCTGTTGGCCGAGAAGATGGCCGCGCCCTCGGTGACCCCGGGGCCGCTCGACCTGGTGATCGACCCGACCAACCTGTGGCTCACCATCCACGAGTCGATCGGTCACGCCACCGAGTTGGACCGCGCGCTGGGCTACGAGGCGGCCTACGCCGGCACCTCGTTCGCCACCCCCGACCAGCTGAACACGCTGCGCTACGGCTCCGAGGTGATGCGGGTCACCGGCGACCGCACCGTCGAACACGGCCTGGCGACCACGGGCTTCGACGACGAGGGGGTCGCCGCCCAGTCGTGGGACCTGGTCAGGGACGGCGTCCTGGTCGGGTACCAGACGGACCGGCGCACCGCGGCGCTCACCGGCGCCGACCGGTCCACCGGATGCGCCTTCGCCGACTCACCCTCGCATGTGCCGCTGCAACGTATGGCGAACGTGTCGCTCCAGCCCGACCCGGCGGGGCCGAGCACGGAGGAGCTGATCTCCCGGGTCGAAGAGGGCGTCTACGTGGTGGGCGACGGCTCCTGGTCGATCGATATGCAGCGCTATAACTTTCAATTCACCGGACAACGCTTCTTCCGGATCGCGAACGGGCAACTGGCAGGCCAGCTGCGGGATGTCGCCTATCAGGCCACCACCACGGACTTCTGGGGCTCGATGGAGGCCGTGGGCGGCCCCGACACCTATCTCCTGGGCGGCTCCTTCATGTGCGGCAAGGCCCAACCCGGCCAGACCGCGGCCGTCTCGCACGGCTGCCCCTCGGCGCTGTTCCGCTCCGTCAACGTTCTCAACACCACGCAGGAGGCCGGCCGATGA
- a CDS encoding metallopeptidase TldD-related protein, with translation MTVSRPQEIIERALALSEADGMVVIADEHSSTNLRWAGNTLTTNGVTRGSQLTVIATVQGATGVAAGVLSRSAVRDEELAELVRAAEHAARQSPSAEDARPLVEGGEPSPDFAAPPAETSSEVFREFAPALGETFARAASEGRELFGFAEHQVVSSYLGSSTGLRLRYDQPTGHLELNAKSDGRRRSSYGNAPTRDFSDVDIAALDAALAQRLAWAERTIDLPPGRYETLLPPTSVADLTIYQHMTTEARRSHEGRTVFSRPGGGTRVGERLTQLPFTLSSDPRAEGLTATPFVLSRSSTDSFFVGNSVFDNGLPLERTDWIAEGVLRSLPTTRHTAELTGLPLAPVIDNLTLDAGGTRTLPELVADTERGLLVTSLWYIREVDPKNLLLTGLTRDGVLLVEKGEVVGQVNNFRFNESPVDVLARATEAGRTERTTSREWGDYFPRVATPALRVPEFHMSSVSPGV, from the coding sequence ATGACCGTCAGCAGACCGCAGGAGATCATCGAGCGCGCGCTGGCGCTGTCCGAGGCCGACGGGATGGTGGTGATCGCCGACGAGCACAGTTCGACCAATCTGCGGTGGGCCGGCAACACCCTCACCACCAACGGCGTCACCCGGGGCAGTCAGCTGACGGTGATCGCCACCGTCCAGGGGGCGACCGGCGTGGCCGCCGGGGTGCTGTCCCGTTCGGCGGTCAGGGACGAGGAGTTGGCGGAGCTGGTCCGGGCCGCCGAGCACGCGGCCCGCCAGTCCCCGTCGGCCGAGGACGCCCGTCCGCTGGTCGAGGGCGGCGAGCCGAGCCCGGACTTCGCCGCGCCGCCGGCCGAGACCTCGTCCGAGGTGTTCCGGGAGTTCGCCCCCGCGTTGGGCGAGACCTTCGCGCGCGCGGCGAGCGAGGGCAGGGAGCTGTTCGGCTTCGCCGAACACCAGGTGGTCTCCAGCTACCTGGGGAGTTCGACGGGGCTGCGGCTGCGGTACGACCAGCCGACCGGGCATCTGGAGCTGAACGCCAAGTCGGACGGACGCAGGCGTTCCTCCTACGGCAACGCGCCGACCCGTGACTTCTCCGATGTCGACATCGCCGCGCTGGACGCCGCGCTGGCGCAGCGGCTCGCCTGGGCCGAGCGCACCATCGACCTGCCGCCGGGCCGGTACGAGACGCTGCTGCCGCCCACCTCGGTGGCGGACCTCACCATCTACCAGCACATGACCACCGAGGCACGCCGCAGCCACGAGGGCCGCACCGTCTTCAGCCGGCCCGGCGGCGGCACCCGGGTCGGGGAGCGGCTGACCCAGCTGCCGTTCACCCTCTCCAGCGACCCGAGGGCCGAGGGCCTGACGGCCACGCCGTTCGTGCTCTCCCGCTCGTCGACCGACTCCTTCTTCGTGGGCAACTCCGTCTTCGACAACGGCCTGCCGCTGGAGCGCACCGACTGGATCGCCGAAGGGGTGCTGCGCTCGCTGCCCACCACCCGGCACACCGCCGAGCTGACGGGGCTGCCGCTGGCCCCGGTGATCGACAACCTGACGCTGGACGCCGGCGGCACCCGGACGCTGCCCGAGCTGGTCGCCGACACCGAGCGCGGCCTGCTGGTCACCTCGCTCTGGTACATCCGCGAGGTGGACCCGAAGAACCTGCTGCTCACCGGCCTGACCAGGGACGGTGTCCTCCTGGTCGAGAAGGGCGAGGTGGTCGGGCAGGTGAACAACTTCCGCTTCAACGAGTCGCCGGTCGACGTCCTCGCCCGGGCCACCGAGGCCGGCCGCACCGAGCGGACCACCTCGCGCGAGTGGGGCGACTACTTCCCGCGCGTGGCGACGCCGGCACTGCGGGTGCCCGAGTTCCACATGAGCTCCGTGAGCCCGGGAGTCTGA
- the tyrS gene encoding tyrosine--tRNA ligase, which yields MTRLGDSVQRASALLAQDLSSDSTVRQLLEEAGTRRYLDLTDLSSGEQAELIAARAVEVLPSAEALAKRIETARAAGRGLRVKLGIDPTGSDVHLGHAVPMTVLSRFQRMGHEVTLLIGDITAKIGDPSGRSAERPPLTDEDIARNLASYGDQVRPFFNFDEVRVRHNSEWLAGVTLPRLIGMLAQVPASSLLQRDDFRTRLEGGHGLTMSELIYPVAMAIDSVEIDADVELGGVDQLLNMQMGRRLMEVHGLTPQLVVGMPLIEGTDGSGAKMSKSKDNYVGLASPAGEVFGKIMSIPDRLMDPYLRAWTEWTDAELALVNGRLADNSLHPMDLKKLLAAEVVAALHGVEAAMAARDAFTAQFSRRSFADVASLPELSLAEHGAETVATVLTKVLEFTPSASAARRLAKQNGLRLVLEGADGQRTEVLPEADALRPLAEVVAERTGALAETPGNLYLKAGRKLAQLLG from the coding sequence GTGACACGCCTCGGCGATTCCGTTCAGCGCGCCAGTGCGCTGCTGGCACAGGACCTCTCCTCCGACTCCACCGTCCGGCAGCTGCTGGAGGAGGCGGGGACGCGGCGTTATCTGGACCTGACCGATCTGTCGTCCGGGGAGCAGGCGGAGCTGATCGCGGCCCGCGCGGTCGAGGTGCTGCCGTCGGCGGAAGCGCTGGCGAAGCGGATCGAGACCGCGCGGGCGGCGGGGCGCGGGCTGCGCGTCAAGCTGGGCATCGACCCGACCGGCTCCGACGTGCACCTGGGCCACGCGGTGCCGATGACGGTGCTCAGCCGGTTCCAGCGGATGGGCCACGAGGTGACGCTGCTCATCGGCGACATCACGGCCAAGATCGGCGACCCCTCGGGGCGTTCGGCCGAGCGCCCCCCGCTGACCGACGAGGACATCGCGCGCAACCTGGCCAGCTACGGCGACCAGGTGCGCCCGTTCTTCAACTTCGACGAGGTGCGGGTCCGGCACAACAGCGAGTGGCTGGCGGGGGTGACGCTCCCCCGGCTGATCGGGATGCTGGCCCAGGTGCCGGCGTCCTCGCTGCTCCAGCGCGACGACTTCAGGACCCGCCTGGAGGGCGGCCACGGGCTGACCATGTCGGAGCTGATCTACCCGGTGGCGATGGCGATCGACTCCGTCGAGATCGACGCCGATGTCGAGCTGGGCGGCGTGGACCAGCTGCTCAACATGCAGATGGGCCGCCGGCTGATGGAGGTCCACGGCCTCACCCCGCAGCTGGTCGTCGGCATGCCGCTGATCGAGGGCACCGACGGCTCGGGCGCCAAGATGTCGAAGTCCAAGGACAACTACGTGGGCCTGGCCTCGCCGGCCGGCGAGGTCTTCGGCAAGATCATGTCCATTCCCGACCGGCTGATGGACCCCTACCTGCGGGCCTGGACGGAGTGGACGGACGCGGAGCTGGCCCTGGTCAACGGCCGGTTGGCGGACAACTCGCTGCATCCGATGGATCTGAAGAAGCTGCTGGCCGCCGAGGTGGTCGCCGCGCTCCACGGGGTGGAAGCGGCGATGGCGGCCCGCGACGCGTTCACCGCGCAGTTCTCCCGCCGGAGCTTCGCCGACGTGGCGAGCCTGCCCGAGCTGTCGCTCGCCGAGCACGGCGCGGAGACGGTCGCCACCGTCCTCACCAAGGTGCTGGAGTTCACCCCGAGTGCCTCCGCCGCCCGCCGGCTGGCGAAGCAGAACGGGCTGCGGCTGGTCCTTGAGGGCGCCGACGGGCAGCGGACCGAGGTGCTGCCCGAGGCGGACGCGCTGCGCCCGCTGGCCGAGGTGGTCGCCGAGCGGACCGGCGCCCTCGCCGAGACGCCCGGGAACCTCTATCTCAAGGCCGGCAGGAAGCTCGCCCAGCTGCTGGGGTGA
- a CDS encoding DUF3099 domain-containing protein — protein sequence MARRRDDEENSTVYRITGARQSLDEDVRGRQRRYLVAMVIRTIAVLLTALLWNVSLPLAVVTLALGVTLPYIAVVIANAGRENVPSLPSALAAPSATRALPPSQQEAQKRS from the coding sequence ATGGCGCGCCGACGCGATGACGAGGAAAACTCCACGGTCTACCGGATCACCGGTGCCCGGCAGAGTCTGGACGAGGACGTACGGGGGCGACAGCGTCGCTATCTCGTGGCCATGGTGATCCGCACCATCGCGGTGCTGCTGACCGCGCTGCTGTGGAACGTCAGCCTTCCGCTGGCGGTCGTCACGCTGGCGCTGGGCGTCACCCTTCCCTATATCGCCGTGGTGATCGCCAACGCGGGCCGGGAGAACGTGCCGTCGCTGCCCTCCGCGCTCGCCGCCCCCTCCGCGACGAGGGCGTTGCCGCCCTCGCAACAGGAAGCGCAGAAGCGGAGTTGA